The genomic DNA ATCATCGGTTTTTCGTTCTTGTCCGGCAAGGCAGATATTAGTCGTGCCATCTACACCAACTGGACATACGCTGTTCCTGTGTTCAATATCGCTATCTTCTGCTACATCGCACAGTATGCGGTTCCCGAATTGGCACGTGGCTTGCGCCATGAGCCGCTTTCGTTGCCCAAGGCGGTTATTATTGGCATGACCATTACCGGCGTCCTGCTCTCTCTGGTGCCGCTGGCAGTCATCTCGCTGACCGGTGCTGAGAACGTCACCGAAGTCGCGACCCTTGCATGGGGCCAGGCGCTTGGCAGCTGGGCACTCTATGCCGCAAACCTCTTTGCACTCTGTGCAATGATGAGCTCCTACTGGGCGGTCGGTGGTTCAATGCTGACCAACATCGTCGATATGTTCAAATTTAATAACGAGCATGATACGAAGACCCGTTTAATCGCGATCATCTCCGTGGGTCTGCCACCTTTCATCCTTGCTTATAGCGGATTGATCGGCTTTGTGGATGCAATCTACCTCGCCGGCACCTTTGGCGGCGTCATCATGTCGATTTTACCCGCCTTAATGGTCAACAGTGCCCGTAAGAATGGCGATGTGGAGCCTGACTGGAAGTGTGGCTGGTACGCACAGCGCTGGGTGCAGATTGTTATCATCGTTCTCTTCTGTACAGCTGCGTGTTATGCTATTTTTGATCTGATTGGCATCTTGCCGTCTGCATGGTAATAGTCATAGTTTGAAAGGAGCATTGTTTACATGCGCGTCATTCCAAAGGACAAGGTCATTTTCAGCTTTAATGCTAACAACAAGGCTTTTTATGAAGTGGAAAACGGTGAAACTTTCTGGGTGGAGACCGATGACTGCTACAGTGGGCAGATCAAAAACTCCTTAATTAAGCGTCCCGATATCGATATATCCATCATGGACTGCTCGGTCGGCCCGATCGACGTAAAGGGCGCAATGCCTGGCGATACCCTATGTGTAGAGGTGCTCGCCATCGAATTCGCTCCGCAGGGAGTTATGGTGACATCCAGAGGCCTTGGCGTTCTGGGCGACAAGATCACTGAGCCAGATACCAAGGTCATTCCGATCAAAGACGGCTTCGCACATTTCTCCGATGAGATTCGCCTTCCGCTGACACCGATGATCGGCGTATGCGGGGTAGCGCCCAAGCCTGGTTTGGATATCCACTGCGCCGTCCCCGGAGACCACGGTTCCAACATGGATACAAAGATGGTCAAGGTTGGATCGAAGGTTTATCTGCCGGTTTCGGTTGAGGGTGCTGGACTGGCGGTCGGAGATCTGCATGCCTGCATGGGAGACGGTGAGCTCTCCGGCACCGGAATCGAGACTCCTGGTCGTATCTGCATTAAGACAACCGTTTACAAGGATCGCCCGGTGGAGCGGCCTGTGATCGAGACCCGCGACAGTCTCTATTTTATCGCTTCTGATAAAACACTCGAGGCTGCGATCAAAGTTGCAGTTGATGATACGGTCTCCTTCCTGATGAAGAAACTTTCTCTTTCTTTCCCGGATGCATACCGACTGCTTTCCGCGACCTGCGATATCCAGATTAGCCAGGTGGTAAACGATATGCTGACCGTTCGTGTTCACTGTCCTAAATTCGATACAAGAATCGATACGATTTAAACAGTAAAATTTCACTAAATTGCTCCGGTTGATCCAATCGGGGCAATTTTGTTTTATCCCGCTCTTGCAGAGATGGTCCCTTTGTTTTAAAATAAAAAAAGACTGTCGCTTCCGTTGAAAGGAGGCTGTGCGGATGTCAAAAAAATTACGGACTTATTTTCCCAGTCGCTGGCAGGATACCGTGTTAATGGTGGTTGTCATGGTAACAGCACTAGATTTCTGTTTACTGCTGCGTCCGCTCGGCGTCGCCGGGCTACATGTGCCACTCGTGTTCGTGTTGGCGGTTATGATCGTTTCGGGCTGTACCAAGGGGTATTTATACGGCCTTCTAGCGAGCATCATCGCGGTCTTCGGCGTAAATTTCGCCTTCACTTATTCGGCGGATACCTATGCGATGCTTCTGACGGGATATCCACTGACGTTTTTGACGTTGTTTTCCGTTTCAATCATGACAAGTACCTTCACCACGAGAAACCGTGATCAGGAACGCATCCGTGCTGATGCGGAGCGCGAAAAAATGCGTGCTAATCTTCTGCGGGGAATCGGTCACGATCTGCGCACACCGCTTACATCCATTATTACAGCGTCAAATCTGTTGCTTGAAGAAGAACAAAATATCGACGCACAGCAAAGGAAAGAACTGCTCCTCAATATGCGGGATGAGTCGGAGTGG from Oscillospiraceae bacterium MB24-C1 includes the following:
- a CDS encoding amino acid permease, whose protein sequence is MSTNQNASPCVSEEGALAIKKLTFWEAALIVVGANIGSGILGLAYSARKAGWPILLLWLIVAGICTTISMLYVAETTLRTKKPLQLPGLAERYVGKLGAVLVFTSVCANSIGCMIAYTNGSGNILSQLLGVSRPMGSLLFTIPAVVVVWFGLKATGVAEKFISSGMIVLLAVIIGFSFLSGKADISRAIYTNWTYAVPVFNIAIFCYIAQYAVPELARGLRHEPLSLPKAVIIGMTITGVLLSLVPLAVISLTGAENVTEVATLAWGQALGSWALYAANLFALCAMMSSYWAVGGSMLTNIVDMFKFNNEHDTKTRLIAIISVGLPPFILAYSGLIGFVDAIYLAGTFGGVIMSILPALMVNSARKNGDVEPDWKCGWYAQRWVQIVIIVLFCTAACYAIFDLIGILPSAW
- a CDS encoding acetamidase/formamidase family protein, yielding MRVIPKDKVIFSFNANNKAFYEVENGETFWVETDDCYSGQIKNSLIKRPDIDISIMDCSVGPIDVKGAMPGDTLCVEVLAIEFAPQGVMVTSRGLGVLGDKITEPDTKVIPIKDGFAHFSDEIRLPLTPMIGVCGVAPKPGLDIHCAVPGDHGSNMDTKMVKVGSKVYLPVSVEGAGLAVGDLHACMGDGELSGTGIETPGRICIKTTVYKDRPVERPVIETRDSLYFIASDKTLEAAIKVAVDDTVSFLMKKLSLSFPDAYRLLSATCDIQISQVVNDMLTVRVHCPKFDTRIDTI
- a CDS encoding DUF4118 domain-containing protein produces the protein MSKKLRTYFPSRWQDTVLMVVVMVTALDFCLLLRPLGVAGLHVPLVFVLAVMIVSGCTKGYLYGLLASIIAVFGVNFAFTYSADTYAMLLTGYPLTFLTLFSVSIMTSTFTTRNRDQERIRADAEREKMRANLLRGIGHDLRTPLTSIITASNLLLEEEQNIDAQQRKELLLNMRDESEWLIRMVENLLSITRVGGEAANLTRGPAAAEELIGEVASKFQKLYPYVCVDAISPEELVMVSVDAVLIEQVLFNLMENSVQHGKADEIVISVVPVGKKVRFYVDDNGSGIDEALLPHLFEDYVYQITKESSHDMKQNLGIGLSVCMAILKAHDSALHARNKADGGAQFSFTLS